The DNA window GTTCGTCTCGAACGAGCATTCCGCGCCGAGTTCGACCAGCTGCCGGGCGCGAGGGGCAGCTGGGCCTTGCGCCAGGCGAAGGAGAGATCGCGCCTGCTGTAGACGCCGAGGTCGTGGGAAGGGTAGCGAGCAGTGAGTGCGGCGTGCTCTACCTCAGTCGCATCGGGCCGGAGGAGGTCAACGGTTTTCATTCCGGCTGGAAGTTCTCCGGGCTCGGCGGCGGCGAGCAGGGCTATGCGACCTACGTACGCAACAAGACGGTGTATCTCGATTGCGGCGGCTAAGACGCTGGTGCCTTTTTCCTGCATGCCCGGGGTGTTCAGCCCCGGGCATCGTCGTATCAGGATGCGCAAGACTTGCCCACCGGGCCTTCGACTTGGATCATGAAGCCTGCAACCCGCCTTCAGGAGAGGATCCAATGGCCGATCTACCTAGTCAGGAGGCGTTGCTGGCGCTCGCCGAGCGCGTCGGTCGCCTGGCGCAGCGCCGTGGCCTGCGGCTCACCACCGCGGAGTCCTGCACCGGCGGTGGCGTAGCGCAGCTGATCACCGCGATCAGCGGTAGTTCCGAATGGTTCGAGAGCGGCTACGTCACCTATTCGAACGCCGCCAAGCAGCGGATGCTGGGGGTCGCCGCCGGCACCCTCGAGCGCTATGGCGCGGTCAGCGCCGAAGTCGTGCGCGAAATGGTCGCCGGCGCCTGCCGCGACAGCGGTGCGGCGCTGGGCGTGGCGATCAGCGGCGTCGCCGGGCCGGGCGGAGGCAGCGTGGAGAAGCCTGTGGGCACGGTGTGGTTCGGCTGGGGCGACACGGCCGCGCAGGAGGCCGAGCTCCATCGTCTCGACGGTGACCGGGCAGCGGTTCGCTTGCAGGCAGTGGCGCTCGCGATGGAGGGTCTGGCGGCTCGGCTGGCGGCGCGCGGGTAGGCGTAGCGAGCGTTTAGAGAATCGGCTATAATGCTGTATATATGAACAGATCGTCGGCGGCCTCCAACGTCGGTGCATCTTCGTCCATCGGGGCGCTGGCCCCGGCTCCAACGGCAAACAGGATCGGGACAACCTTCAATGGCTCAGGACGACAACCGTACCAAGGCGCTCAACGCAGCGCTCTCTCAGATCGAGCGGCAGTTCGGCAAAGGCGCGGTGATGCGCATGGGTGAAACACCGCGGGTGGCGATTCCCTCGGTGTCGACCGGCTCGCTCGGCCTCGATATCGCGCTCGGCATCG is part of the Halotalea alkalilenta genome and encodes:
- a CDS encoding CinA family protein, with the translated sequence MADLPSQEALLALAERVGRLAQRRGLRLTTAESCTGGGVAQLITAISGSSEWFESGYVTYSNAAKQRMLGVAAGTLERYGAVSAEVVREMVAGACRDSGAALGVAISGVAGPGGGSVEKPVGTVWFGWGDTAAQEAELHRLDGDRAAVRLQAVALAMEGLAARLAARG